In Hydrogenovibrio marinus, a single genomic region encodes these proteins:
- a CDS encoding YbgA family protein gives MNHKVEEKMAFPRLKVAVSDCLRGTECRYNGGHAQNDFVNHHLAKYADFYPFCPEAAVIGTPRETIRLVGEPQGIRVKGHKSETDYTDGLKAYGEKIIPKLLERQLDAAVVKSRSPSCGLERIKVYQPNGEWHGSKDPMTSGLFTGQLQAAAPYLAVEEESRLQDAWLRENFMLHAFTSARWRELLASTPNLADFQAFHRDHKYLLLSKNETLYREMGPLVANTRTENLSESLAAYQEKLFELLAHRSTKGQVRNVLDHVYGYFKDQLSAEEKAHYQETVTEFVEGIVPLIAVVKILEQFLNHYGSEYLASQVFFHPYPPDLALRSEVSAYK, from the coding sequence ATGAATCATAAGGTAGAAGAGAAAATGGCGTTTCCTAGATTAAAAGTTGCAGTGTCAGATTGCCTAAGAGGGACAGAGTGTCGCTATAACGGAGGACATGCGCAAAACGATTTTGTGAATCATCATTTAGCGAAGTATGCAGATTTTTATCCCTTCTGTCCTGAAGCCGCAGTCATCGGCACGCCGAGAGAAACAATACGATTGGTCGGTGAGCCGCAAGGCATTCGTGTCAAAGGTCATAAAAGCGAAACCGATTACACGGATGGTTTGAAAGCTTATGGCGAAAAAATCATTCCCAAGTTGTTAGAAAGACAACTTGATGCCGCTGTGGTGAAGTCAAGATCTCCGAGTTGTGGACTGGAGCGAATCAAAGTCTATCAACCAAATGGTGAATGGCATGGTTCCAAAGACCCGATGACTTCTGGCTTATTTACCGGACAATTGCAGGCAGCAGCACCTTATTTGGCAGTGGAAGAAGAGAGTCGACTGCAAGATGCCTGGTTGCGAGAAAACTTTATGTTGCATGCTTTCACCTCCGCAAGGTGGCGAGAGCTGTTAGCGAGTACCCCCAACCTGGCAGATTTTCAAGCGTTTCATCGAGACCATAAATATCTGCTGCTATCGAAAAACGAAACCCTGTATCGCGAGATGGGGCCTTTGGTCGCCAACACTCGAACTGAGAATCTTTCGGAGAGTCTTGCAGCCTATCAAGAAAAGCTTTTTGAGCTTTTGGCGCACCGTTCCACGAAAGGGCAGGTTAGAAACGTTTTGGATCATGTTTATGGTTATTTCAAGGATCAACTGAGTGCGGAAGAGAAAGCACACTACCAAGAGACCGTGACAGAGTTTGTGGAAGGCATTGTTCCATTGATTGCGGTGGTAAAAATTCTCGAACAGTTTTTAAATCACTATGGTTCGGAGTACCTTGCCTCGCAGGTGTTTTTTCATCCTTATCCGCCAGATTTGGCTTTGCGCTCTGAAGTGTCGGCTTACAAGTAA
- a CDS encoding HD-GYP domain-containing protein, whose amino-acid sequence MSSLTPTNDITFSEELKVIYDYLHKKYPEIERMAVALYDEDTDILTTFAYTGEQATPLSMYDFKFSTSHSLTKLRESKQPRVIDDLDAYEPNHRIHTEEIHKAGFKSSYTYPMFNGAQFLGMLFFNAKKKAAFVDDMIYDLDLVSPLLTVMVANEKRIENLLLATVHSTLEMSKERDPETREHMSRVAHYARLIAQEVAPKYQLNDEFVEHVFMFAPLHDIGKISIPDAILRKNSKLTDDEFTVMQTHTVKGADLVNLLLRNYDLQNIKFATMIQNIVRYHHEKMDGSGYPDGLTGGDIPLEARIVAVADIFDALTSARPYKSSWSNSDAYAELKKMAAEDKLDADCVAAFLSFPDKIENIQKLLADVVEN is encoded by the coding sequence ATGAGTAGTTTGACGCCAACGAATGACATCACCTTTAGTGAAGAGTTAAAAGTCATTTACGATTATCTTCATAAAAAATACCCCGAAATCGAAAGAATGGCAGTTGCTTTATATGATGAAGACACAGATATTCTCACCACATTCGCTTATACCGGGGAGCAAGCAACGCCCTTATCCATGTATGATTTCAAGTTTTCCACCTCACACTCGTTGACCAAACTTCGAGAGTCGAAACAACCTCGAGTGATTGACGATCTCGACGCGTATGAACCCAATCATCGTATTCATACTGAAGAAATTCATAAGGCCGGATTCAAATCAAGTTACACCTATCCTATGTTCAATGGCGCTCAATTTTTGGGGATGTTGTTCTTCAATGCCAAAAAGAAAGCAGCTTTTGTTGATGACATGATCTATGACCTTGATTTGGTTTCGCCATTGCTTACGGTGATGGTTGCCAATGAAAAGCGTATAGAGAATTTACTGCTGGCAACGGTACATTCGACCTTGGAGATGAGTAAGGAGCGAGACCCAGAAACTCGTGAACACATGAGTCGTGTTGCGCACTATGCCAGATTGATTGCGCAGGAAGTTGCGCCCAAATACCAACTAAATGACGAGTTCGTCGAGCATGTTTTCATGTTTGCACCTTTGCATGACATCGGCAAGATTTCCATTCCCGACGCTATATTGAGAAAGAATAGTAAGCTAACCGATGATGAATTCACCGTGATGCAGACGCATACAGTTAAGGGAGCCGATTTGGTGAACTTGCTGCTACGTAACTATGACCTGCAAAACATTAAGTTCGCGACCATGATTCAGAATATTGTCCGTTATCATCATGAGAAAATGGATGGCTCCGGCTATCCAGATGGCTTGACGGGGGGGGATATTCCTTTGGAAGCTCGGATTGTTGCAGTAGCCGATATTTTTGATGCGCTGACGTCGGCTAGGCCTTATAAAAGCAGTTGGAGTAACAGCGATGCCTATGCTGAATTAAAAAAAATGGCTGCTGAGGACAAGCTTGATGCAGATTGTGTCGCGGCTTTTTTGAGCTTCCCCGACAAGATTGAAAACATCCAGAAACTCCTGGCGGACGTTGTCGAAAACTAA
- a CDS encoding alpha/beta hydrolase → MKFLIYTLLAAATLFQSAYAKEVKIQYNGLTLNGELLLADGKTLKDGVVLFTHGTWMNNNYSTANTLKNLLPDSGVNLLAINLSFNVNDRHDEAILSCDRIHTHKHTDAIKEIGAWVKWLESQGAHNITLAGHSRGGNQTAWYASEHNDDAHIKHVVLFAPQLWSKKGEIAEYKEKYHKDLVKLVAHADKLVKAGKGDEVMQHTDLVYCKDSKVTAASFASYYDFNPNMDTIHLLPKIKKPVLVFIGTEDDIVKGLPEKIEPVLKKHANIHLDVIDGATHFYRDFAGEDAVTKMVEFIGKE, encoded by the coding sequence ATGAAATTTCTGATTTATACGCTTTTGGCCGCTGCTACCCTATTTCAATCTGCCTATGCAAAAGAGGTTAAGATTCAATACAACGGCCTGACTTTGAACGGTGAGCTTTTACTTGCCGATGGCAAAACCTTAAAAGATGGTGTTGTCCTGTTCACTCACGGAACTTGGATGAACAACAACTACAGCACTGCAAACACCCTCAAAAATCTGCTACCGGATTCCGGCGTGAACCTGCTGGCAATCAACTTAAGCTTCAACGTCAATGACCGCCATGATGAAGCCATCCTTTCTTGTGATCGTATCCATACCCACAAGCATACCGATGCCATCAAGGAAATCGGAGCCTGGGTCAAATGGCTGGAATCACAAGGTGCGCATAACATCACCTTGGCCGGTCACTCGCGCGGCGGTAATCAAACAGCTTGGTATGCTTCCGAGCACAATGATGATGCCCATATCAAACATGTTGTGCTATTTGCCCCACAACTATGGTCGAAGAAAGGTGAAATCGCGGAATACAAAGAGAAGTACCACAAAGACCTAGTCAAGTTGGTTGCTCATGCAGACAAACTGGTTAAAGCAGGCAAAGGTGATGAAGTCATGCAGCATACTGATTTAGTCTACTGCAAAGACTCCAAAGTAACGGCCGCAAGTTTTGCGAGCTATTATGATTTCAATCCGAATATGGATACCATCCATCTGCTACCAAAAATCAAAAAGCCTGTCTTGGTATTCATCGGCACGGAAGACGATATCGTCAAAGGCTTACCGGAAAAAATCGAACCCGTTCTGAAAAAACACGCCAATATTCACTTGGATGTTATTGATGGCGCAACACACTTCTACCGTGATTTCGCAGGGGAAGATGCCGTCACCAAAATGGTTGAGTTTATCGGCAAAGAGTAA
- a CDS encoding methyl-accepting chemotaxis protein encodes MLNKLTIKSKLLLLAFIPLVTSVLFSSQYLSENLKMLTEAKESQVLFNNTIELNKLIKSLQLERTYTAGYVGSKGQKHQDDLVAQRKVSQTAFNHFIASLDMTATRMKNETLQQKILSQKNAITKAYKNLTALYPQIDSLQTKKGGQFFSKLDAVLLKLIAIYANNTSNHDMSSALNGMYYFVFAKQTIGVEGAVLNNVFSRSHFTKLLAFKFNQAYFKKSAYLNGFRQYASSAELAKLNVMMKNDALQQMTKFESLALDNLTAESINASTEEWQGIVRDVLQQMDNFQTSLLNQGTEMTNEFYSSALSSVWLASSAIVISLLLVLIVMYLIIVSVQRSVKALTDAMTSVDENGDFSVRAQLEGSDEFAMLAKTYNHLLSSLETTIKEVNDVLAAVSNGDFNRSIEENTKGNLLSLQHGTNAATRSVSMMTQELDKVMTAITQGEFNVRLSQEVPKSFREKVDMAMETLDQSFTQTMKAIDGLVQGDFSQYIDCPSAKGTTRRLIDNINSSMSEIQATFDEINQVMLAQTEGDLTQRVSGDYHGSYETLKNSINKSIEEMAQIIRQIQQVSLSVDENAQALSNSSTQLSERVQQQAASLEETAAALEQITATVQNATDLTNQAYSNTLQTQKQANQGEAVINDTAKAMAEINNMSHSITNIVALIDSIAFQTNLLALNAAVEAARAGEHGRGFAVVAGEVRSLAQKSAEAAKEISSLIGRTTEEVDKGERLMKSSVEELQQISHGVQELSRTIQEVNASAKEQAEGVNQINLAVSSLDQDTQQNATVVEVTSETALKLKQEASLLASSILKFKV; translated from the coding sequence GTGTTAAACAAACTGACAATCAAGTCAAAGCTATTACTATTGGCTTTTATTCCACTGGTGACCAGTGTCTTGTTCTCTTCTCAATACTTGTCAGAAAACCTGAAAATGTTAACCGAGGCTAAGGAAAGCCAAGTTCTATTCAACAACACGATCGAACTTAACAAACTTATCAAAAGCCTTCAACTGGAAAGAACCTATACAGCCGGCTATGTTGGCTCAAAGGGGCAAAAACACCAAGACGATTTGGTTGCCCAACGCAAAGTCTCACAAACAGCCTTCAACCACTTCATAGCGTCTTTGGACATGACCGCGACCCGCATGAAAAATGAAACCCTTCAGCAAAAGATCCTCAGCCAAAAGAATGCGATCACCAAGGCCTACAAAAACCTGACAGCGCTCTACCCTCAAATTGATAGCCTGCAAACCAAAAAAGGCGGTCAATTTTTCTCGAAATTGGATGCGGTGCTGCTGAAGCTGATTGCCATCTATGCCAACAACACGTCGAATCACGACATGTCTTCAGCGCTGAACGGCATGTATTACTTCGTGTTCGCGAAACAAACCATCGGGGTTGAAGGTGCTGTACTGAACAATGTGTTCTCTCGCTCGCACTTCACCAAACTCCTTGCCTTCAAGTTCAACCAAGCTTACTTCAAGAAATCGGCTTATTTAAATGGTTTCAGGCAATATGCAAGCTCTGCAGAACTTGCCAAGTTGAATGTCATGATGAAAAACGATGCTCTACAACAAATGACGAAGTTCGAATCACTCGCTCTTGATAATTTGACGGCAGAAAGCATCAACGCCAGTACCGAAGAATGGCAAGGAATCGTCCGCGATGTACTACAGCAAATGGACAACTTTCAAACCTCACTATTGAATCAAGGTACCGAGATGACGAATGAATTTTATAGTTCGGCATTAAGTTCGGTATGGTTGGCATCTTCTGCTATCGTCATCAGTTTGCTTTTGGTGCTTATTGTCATGTACCTGATTATCGTCAGCGTCCAGCGCTCAGTTAAAGCACTGACGGATGCGATGACATCTGTCGATGAAAATGGTGACTTCTCGGTGCGCGCCCAACTCGAAGGTTCGGATGAGTTCGCCATGCTGGCAAAAACTTATAACCACCTGCTTTCAAGCCTTGAAACCACCATCAAAGAAGTCAATGATGTTTTGGCTGCCGTCAGTAATGGTGATTTCAATCGTTCTATTGAAGAAAACACCAAAGGAAATCTGTTGTCATTACAACATGGTACTAATGCTGCAACCCGTTCAGTGTCTATGATGACGCAAGAGCTGGATAAGGTGATGACAGCTATCACTCAAGGTGAGTTCAACGTACGTTTGAGCCAAGAAGTGCCTAAGAGCTTTAGAGAAAAAGTCGACATGGCAATGGAAACACTGGACCAATCCTTTACCCAAACCATGAAAGCGATTGACGGTCTAGTGCAAGGTGACTTCTCCCAATATATCGACTGCCCATCTGCCAAGGGAACTACTCGTCGTTTGATTGACAACATTAACTCCTCGATGTCTGAAATTCAGGCGACATTTGATGAAATCAACCAAGTGATGTTGGCGCAGACTGAGGGCGATTTAACGCAACGCGTTTCAGGTGACTATCACGGTTCTTATGAAACGCTGAAAAACTCTATCAATAAGAGTATTGAAGAGATGGCGCAAATCATTCGTCAAATCCAACAGGTTTCCCTGTCGGTTGATGAAAATGCTCAAGCGCTTAGCAATTCAAGCACTCAGTTGTCGGAAAGAGTTCAGCAACAGGCCGCCTCTCTGGAAGAGACCGCAGCAGCATTGGAACAAATTACCGCCACCGTCCAAAATGCGACGGATTTAACCAACCAGGCTTACAGCAACACCTTACAGACACAAAAACAAGCCAACCAAGGTGAGGCAGTTATCAACGACACAGCCAAGGCCATGGCTGAAATCAACAATATGTCGCACAGCATTACCAATATTGTTGCTTTGATTGACTCCATCGCCTTCCAAACCAACCTGTTGGCATTGAACGCCGCGGTAGAAGCCGCAAGAGCCGGTGAACACGGACGAGGATTTGCCGTGGTAGCTGGTGAAGTACGAAGCCTTGCCCAAAAGTCTGCGGAAGCCGCTAAGGAAATCTCTTCCCTAATCGGTCGCACGACTGAAGAAGTCGATAAGGGTGAACGTCTGATGAAATCATCAGTGGAAGAACTGCAACAAATCAGCCATGGAGTTCAGGAATTGAGTCGAACTATCCAAGAAGTTAACGCTTCCGCCAAAGAACAAGCTGAAGGGGTGAATCAAATCAACCTTGCGGTTAGCAGCTTGGATCAAGACACACAACAAAACGCCACCGTGGTTGAAGTCACTTCTGAAACGGCTTTGAAACTCAAACAAGAAGCCTCTTTACTGGCCTCTTCAATTTTGAAATTTAAGGTTTAA
- a CDS encoding cryptochrome/photolyase family protein: MTTLVWLQREFRLDYLPALNEALNSGDDIILAYFHDPEKTIGAANSVWLAHALENLAADVTNRKGKLWVVSGNFADTFPKLLKNESIQQVYYTFQVGEPFASMQQQALDVCKALHVRLKPFFSEFWLKPTDFSNQQNRPYLVFTPFYNGLLKQQEHIQPLARLAKETLEQTAVKTCPNHPRTLPEDLHRLRQLPWAQKLMDSRQVGETPTWQILSEFITEKLQDYPSDRDFPAYDATSNLSTALHFGHIPTRQLYFELQALIQSDAKVAPAAQSWLRQLAWREFARHLLFWFPQTQTEPFQDKYQQMLWRDDTSNDSQNLIEKWQRGLTGIPMIDAGMRELWATGIMHNRVRMLVASFLTKNLNVHWLIGQHWFEDTLLDADPANNIMGWQWVAGCGVDAAPYYRLFNPVVQSEKFDADGDYLKHWLPELSALSKKAIHQPWKYESECVEKGIFLGKTYPHPIVNLDESRKAHMERVQMMKKTAQPDND, translated from the coding sequence ATGACGACTTTGGTCTGGCTACAACGAGAATTCAGATTAGACTACCTTCCAGCACTGAATGAAGCACTGAATAGCGGTGACGACATCATTCTTGCCTACTTTCATGATCCTGAAAAAACGATTGGTGCCGCCAACAGCGTTTGGCTGGCACATGCCCTGGAAAACCTTGCGGCAGATGTCACTAATCGAAAGGGGAAGTTATGGGTAGTTTCCGGTAACTTTGCAGATACCTTTCCAAAGTTGCTGAAAAATGAATCCATTCAACAGGTTTATTACACTTTCCAAGTTGGAGAACCTTTTGCAAGCATGCAACAACAGGCGCTTGATGTCTGCAAAGCCTTACACGTCCGCTTAAAACCTTTCTTTTCTGAGTTCTGGTTAAAGCCAACGGACTTCTCAAACCAACAAAACCGTCCCTATCTGGTTTTCACCCCTTTCTACAATGGGCTGCTGAAACAACAAGAACATATTCAACCTTTGGCAAGGCTTGCAAAAGAAACGCTCGAGCAAACTGCCGTCAAAACATGCCCAAATCACCCCCGAACTTTGCCCGAGGATTTGCACCGCCTTAGGCAACTACCCTGGGCACAAAAACTCATGGATTCACGTCAAGTTGGTGAGACCCCAACCTGGCAGATTTTGTCGGAGTTTATTACCGAAAAATTGCAGGACTACCCAAGCGACAGAGACTTCCCTGCATATGATGCCACCTCAAACCTTTCGACGGCTCTTCATTTCGGGCACATCCCGACAAGGCAACTTTACTTTGAGCTACAAGCACTGATACAGTCGGACGCCAAGGTCGCACCCGCTGCCCAGTCTTGGCTGCGTCAGTTGGCGTGGCGAGAGTTTGCCAGACACTTGTTGTTTTGGTTTCCACAAACGCAAACAGAACCTTTTCAGGACAAATACCAGCAAATGCTATGGCGTGACGACACCAGTAATGACAGTCAAAACCTTATTGAAAAATGGCAACGCGGCTTAACGGGCATCCCGATGATTGATGCAGGCATGAGGGAACTCTGGGCAACCGGCATCATGCACAATCGCGTACGCATGCTCGTTGCTTCTTTCCTCACGAAAAACCTGAACGTCCACTGGCTAATCGGACAACATTGGTTTGAAGACACCTTACTGGATGCCGACCCTGCCAACAATATTATGGGGTGGCAATGGGTAGCAGGTTGTGGCGTGGATGCCGCGCCCTATTACCGTTTGTTCAACCCCGTTGTACAAAGTGAAAAGTTCGATGCCGATGGTGACTATCTCAAACATTGGTTGCCGGAACTCTCAGCTCTGTCGAAAAAAGCGATACACCAACCCTGGAAATATGAAAGTGAATGTGTAGAGAAAGGTATTTTTCTTGGGAAAACTTACCCACACCCGATTGTAAATTTGGATGAGAGTCGGAAAGCACACATGGAAAGGGTTCAAATGATGAAAAAAACCGCACAGCCGGATAACGATTAA
- a CDS encoding ABC transporter substrate-binding protein has product MIRKLILLSLVLLLASCSSSQDKLKISATTWVGYSPLYYAKAKGWLEPLDIQLLHVVSLSENMYLYQAGNADAYVGTQYEYNVMSAQKPTLKPVMMFDRSNGGDLILSNVSIEELKNTKQTIDAYLEMDSVNRVLLHDFMEKYQISRDRVHLINNDQAIISSLNMQNMKGPTIIVTYTPYNVSLEQQGFHEVASTRDGLDLLVVDALFTTQDVLRAHKKQFLALKGLVAKAVAALKANPEEFYKTVKPYMLEVSYQDFLSSLHDIVWINDKLPEQLQSRLKQSKFDTRFLL; this is encoded by the coding sequence ATGATTCGCAAATTGATATTGTTATCGCTTGTTTTGCTACTAGCTTCTTGTTCCAGCTCGCAAGATAAACTGAAAATCTCCGCAACGACCTGGGTAGGATACTCTCCGCTCTATTATGCCAAAGCCAAAGGCTGGCTTGAGCCACTCGATATTCAATTACTTCACGTGGTATCGTTGAGTGAGAACATGTATCTCTATCAGGCGGGTAATGCGGATGCTTATGTTGGCACGCAGTATGAATACAATGTGATGTCTGCTCAGAAACCGACCTTAAAACCCGTGATGATGTTTGATCGTTCTAATGGTGGCGATTTGATTCTCAGCAACGTATCCATTGAAGAGCTAAAGAACACCAAGCAAACAATTGATGCTTACCTTGAAATGGATTCGGTCAACCGGGTTTTACTTCATGATTTCATGGAGAAATACCAAATCAGCCGAGATAGGGTTCATCTTATTAATAACGATCAGGCAATTATTTCGTCCTTAAATATGCAGAACATGAAAGGTCCTACAATTATTGTGACCTACACTCCTTACAATGTCAGTTTGGAGCAGCAGGGGTTTCATGAGGTGGCTTCTACGCGTGATGGCTTGGATTTGCTGGTGGTAGATGCCCTATTTACTACTCAGGATGTTTTGCGAGCCCACAAGAAACAGTTTTTAGCCTTAAAAGGGTTGGTGGCTAAGGCGGTGGCAGCACTTAAAGCTAACCCGGAAGAGTTCTACAAAACTGTCAAACCCTATATGTTGGAAGTGAGTTATCAAGACTTTTTAAGTTCTTTGCACGATATCGTATGGATTAATGACAAACTACCAGAGCAATTGCAGAGCCGATTAAAGCAGAGCAAGTTTGATACGAGGTTTTTGCTGTAA
- a CDS encoding sensor domain-containing diguanylate cyclase yields the protein MARGYRSSAQKKVFWLFSLLFLVILIGFGASSLRFLHQFVVSDFHSESFFVSRLFIKSFDAMLEQGQDLVDSVELSPVVQNFFEAPEKTDLTFLEKALLSKIVSFKHASQLRLLSPEGKELVRIDRKFTTGELVVVPRNALQDKSHRYYHQEVLKLKGKAFYFSKLDLNVEHDKVVEPYEPTIRIGQKIFQHNRFVGYVMLNVNLAHFIESLRNATEMDFSITDQQGHIVIGKTRQDSWHKVLGLPVKTSPVLQRGSEVVDLAKNLHGADFRTDPLYETPDQKLYLISSMPPTFLSQVPIMVAMELLVSFFLLFVLVAILIWALALRVSRWISEYELRSSMLDKVSDSVYVYDDKGQFIYANQQAWKKRGYDEETFKQLNLAQLNASGYKRNVKELIAELRYTPNKVFRVEHVMKTGKYLPVEVSASLFDMEGNEVVLNVARDIGEQLKHEQQLIKLEQRYRQLVDESPVGIYEMSDRNTFTYANKVFLDLFHVENVEQLNSDDLPGLRKVLEPFVIMVHEKQIVQDFECEIISEKQRIEKRYFRMNGVMRNQKMIATCVDISQQREQVLMNQLWTQLISQIEDLIMVTDLTGKITYVNKAFFEVTGYEEKDVLGQSPKILSSGQHSLDFFTNLWRTLLSGKSFRDIFINQRADGSVYYEDKIITPVCDNRGQISAFVSSSRVVTEQVLKEKALKHQAEHDALTGLYNRYTLNMRLEQLMEQSKEEGMIFCVIFFDIDHFKHVNDTFGHEVGDVVLKQIAEIVDLNSRHTDVFARWGGEEFVLVVCDSDLEQAMKVAEVLRARIEESRSESRPDVTASFGVAQVKKGDDLESLIKRADSAMYQAKQNGRNQVYSLL from the coding sequence ATGGCACGTGGTTACAGAAGCTCTGCCCAGAAAAAAGTGTTCTGGCTTTTTTCTCTCTTGTTCTTGGTTATCTTAATCGGCTTTGGCGCTAGTAGCTTAAGATTCCTGCATCAATTTGTTGTCAGTGATTTCCACAGCGAATCTTTTTTCGTTTCCCGTTTGTTTATAAAAAGCTTTGACGCGATGCTGGAGCAAGGCCAAGATTTGGTTGATTCCGTTGAGCTTTCACCAGTGGTACAGAATTTTTTTGAAGCGCCGGAAAAAACAGATCTGACTTTTCTTGAAAAGGCGCTGTTATCAAAAATAGTTTCATTTAAACATGCATCCCAATTAAGGTTGCTTTCGCCAGAAGGTAAAGAGCTGGTTCGCATTGATCGTAAATTCACGACAGGTGAGTTGGTTGTCGTACCTAGAAATGCTTTGCAGGACAAGTCACACCGATACTATCATCAAGAAGTTTTGAAGTTAAAGGGTAAAGCCTTTTATTTTTCTAAGCTTGATCTCAACGTCGAGCACGATAAAGTCGTTGAACCTTATGAACCGACCATCCGCATCGGGCAAAAGATATTCCAACATAACCGTTTTGTCGGTTATGTCATGTTGAATGTCAATTTGGCACACTTTATTGAGTCTCTGCGCAATGCAACAGAAATGGATTTTTCCATCACTGACCAGCAAGGGCATATCGTGATAGGGAAAACACGGCAAGACAGTTGGCATAAGGTTCTAGGATTGCCGGTTAAAACATCGCCCGTCTTGCAACGCGGTAGTGAAGTTGTTGATTTAGCAAAAAATCTACATGGAGCTGATTTTAGAACGGATCCGCTTTATGAAACGCCGGACCAAAAGCTTTACCTCATCTCTTCCATGCCGCCTACATTCTTAAGTCAGGTACCGATAATGGTGGCAATGGAACTGCTTGTAAGCTTTTTCCTGCTATTTGTGCTTGTCGCTATTTTAATTTGGGCTTTGGCGCTTAGAGTTTCCAGGTGGATTTCAGAGTATGAGTTGCGTTCCAGTATGCTTGATAAAGTTTCCGATAGTGTCTATGTCTATGATGACAAGGGACAGTTTATCTATGCAAACCAGCAAGCGTGGAAAAAGCGTGGCTATGATGAAGAAACATTTAAACAGCTAAACTTGGCGCAGCTTAATGCTTCTGGATATAAGCGCAATGTGAAGGAATTGATTGCCGAGCTGAGATATACCCCCAATAAGGTTTTCCGTGTAGAGCATGTGATGAAAACAGGAAAATATTTGCCTGTAGAAGTCAGTGCATCATTATTTGATATGGAAGGCAATGAAGTGGTATTGAATGTTGCACGGGATATTGGAGAGCAGCTTAAGCATGAACAACAGCTGATTAAACTTGAGCAAAGATATCGTCAATTGGTGGATGAATCTCCAGTAGGTATTTACGAGATGTCTGATCGCAATACCTTTACTTATGCCAATAAAGTGTTTTTGGATTTGTTCCATGTTGAGAACGTAGAGCAGCTCAATAGTGATGATTTACCTGGACTGAGAAAAGTGCTGGAGCCATTTGTCATCATGGTTCATGAAAAACAAATAGTTCAAGACTTCGAATGCGAAATCATCAGTGAAAAGCAAAGAATAGAAAAACGCTATTTTCGTATGAACGGCGTGATGCGTAATCAAAAGATGATCGCTACTTGCGTGGATATCTCACAACAGCGCGAACAGGTGTTGATGAATCAATTGTGGACGCAGTTGATTTCTCAGATTGAAGACTTGATTATGGTGACTGATTTGACAGGAAAAATTACCTATGTCAATAAAGCATTTTTCGAAGTGACGGGGTATGAAGAAAAAGATGTTTTGGGGCAAAGCCCGAAAATACTCAGTTCTGGCCAGCATTCATTGGATTTCTTCACGAATTTGTGGAGAACGCTTTTATCAGGAAAAAGTTTCCGCGATATCTTCATCAATCAGCGTGCGGATGGCAGTGTTTATTATGAAGATAAAATCATCACACCTGTATGCGACAATCGTGGTCAAATCTCGGCTTTCGTATCAAGCTCCAGAGTCGTTACAGAGCAGGTATTGAAGGAAAAAGCCTTAAAACACCAAGCAGAACATGATGCTTTGACGGGGTTATATAACCGCTATACGCTGAATATGCGTTTGGAACAGCTTATGGAGCAATCCAAAGAAGAAGGCATGATTTTCTGCGTTATCTTTTTCGATATTGACCATTTCAAACACGTTAACGATACCTTTGGGCATGAAGTAGGGGATGTTGTCTTGAAGCAGATCGCCGAAATCGTTGATTTAAACTCTCGTCATACTGATGTATTTGCACGTTGGGGGGGAGAAGAGTTTGTGTTGGTAGTTTGTGACAGTGACCTTGAACAAGCCATGAAAGTTGCAGAAGTATTAAGAGCGCGTATTGAGGAATCTCGCTCCGAAAGTAGACCGGATGTTACTGCCAGTTTTGGTGTCGCGCAAGTGAAGAAAGGAGATGATCTTGAATCACTGATTAAGCGCGCAGATTCCGCAATGTATCAAGCAAAACAGAATGGTCGTAATCAGGTTTATAGCCTTTTATAG